A window of Campylobacter concisus contains these coding sequences:
- a CDS encoding glycoside hydrolase family 3 N-terminal domain-containing protein: MRAFKFILFVAIFTLGLNGAEVSLRAKVSQMIMVGFNGASTKDAAFRAMLSDAGYERFGGVMLLGRNVTSKAQLKASIKAIKEKSPKIFIAIDEEGGNVSRMKDKSFDGPYPSAYEVASTLDIKSAYDLYSKMAINLKECGINLNFAPVVDLHDENSPIIAAKQRAFSEYASKVVIYADAFMDAFKEQGILTTLKHFPGHGSSKEDSHKNKSEVTLSKDALLPYKDAISTGRAQIIMVGHLFVKGIDEDNPATLSKKIITDLLRNELKFNGVVISDDMLMKGVGDEALAQKVVKFINAGGDILLFSEFKINNQRTADLITQIIIDAVNEKKISKERIDASYKRIMALKAKL, encoded by the coding sequence ATGAGAGCTTTTAAATTTATACTTTTTGTGGCTATTTTTACTCTCGGGCTAAACGGCGCTGAAGTGAGCCTAAGAGCTAAGGTCTCGCAGATGATAATGGTTGGCTTTAATGGAGCTAGCACAAAAGACGCTGCGTTTCGCGCGATGTTAAGCGACGCTGGATATGAGAGGTTTGGCGGTGTAATGCTACTTGGCAGAAACGTCACTAGCAAAGCCCAGCTAAAAGCAAGCATAAAGGCGATCAAAGAGAAAAGTCCTAAAATTTTCATCGCTATCGACGAAGAGGGCGGTAATGTGAGCCGCATGAAGGATAAGAGCTTTGATGGTCCATATCCTAGCGCATACGAGGTCGCAAGCACGCTTGATATTAAAAGCGCTTATGATCTCTACTCAAAAATGGCTATAAATTTAAAAGAGTGCGGCATAAATTTAAATTTCGCTCCAGTGGTTGATCTGCACGATGAAAACTCGCCGATCATTGCCGCTAAGCAAAGGGCGTTTAGCGAGTATGCGAGCAAGGTGGTGATCTACGCTGATGCCTTTATGGATGCATTTAAAGAGCAGGGCATCCTAACGACACTTAAGCACTTCCCAGGACATGGCAGCTCAAAAGAGGACTCACATAAAAATAAGAGCGAGGTGACGCTAAGCAAAGACGCGTTACTGCCATACAAAGACGCTATAAGCACAGGTAGAGCGCAGATCATCATGGTCGGACATCTTTTTGTAAAGGGCATCGACGAGGACAATCCAGCCACACTTTCTAAAAAAATAATAACCGATCTCTTGCGAAATGAGCTTAAATTTAATGGCGTAGTTATCAGCGATGATATGCTGATGAAAGGCGTTGGCGACGAAGCTTTAGCGCAAAAAGTGGTGAAATTTATAAACGCTGGTGGCGATATCTTGCTCTTTAGCGAGTTTAAGATAAATAACCAAAGAACGGCCGATCTGATCACTCAGATCATAATCGATGCTGTAAATGAAAAAAAGATCAGCAAAGAGCGAATCGACGCTTCATATAAGAGGATAATGGCTCTAAAAGCGAAGCTTTAA